Proteins co-encoded in one Verrucomicrobiota bacterium genomic window:
- a CDS encoding family 10 glycosylhydrolase: MFFPRVWRLAGCALFWWAVSAQGEEFRAAWVASVYNLNFPSRPGLPSEVQREEIRAIVQGAERAGLNALMVQVRPEGDALYDSHLEPWSRYLTGTQGTDPGYDPLETFIREGRKHGIAIHAWINPYRAAANAAAPRSAMHETTTLRASVRRVGNALWLDPGDAEVREYLARVVRDLVSNYGVAGVVLDDYFYPYPGRGYARGTFPDRTSYMRYLARGGSLDVASWRRANVDALIEDLRAAVKSARPQASFGVSPFGIYTPGRPAGVTADLDQYRDLYADPVKWLRKGWVDYLSPQLYWRDGGPQSYSSLLRWWRSPEVNPHGIPILPSIALERLGPGYGWPASEIGRQLELERAIRPRGEGGFILWNVGPLLQNQKGVAAIVAETRG, from the coding sequence ATGTTTTTTCCCCGGGTTTGGCGGCTGGCCGGCTGCGCCCTTTTCTGGTGGGCTGTTTCTGCACAGGGCGAGGAATTCCGTGCGGCCTGGGTAGCGTCGGTTTATAACCTGAATTTTCCGTCCCGGCCGGGTCTACCCTCGGAGGTACAGCGGGAAGAGATTCGTGCGATTGTTCAAGGAGCCGAGCGGGCAGGCCTCAACGCGCTGATGGTGCAAGTCCGGCCGGAAGGGGACGCCCTTTACGATTCACACCTGGAACCGTGGAGCCGGTACCTGACGGGAACGCAAGGGACGGACCCGGGTTATGATCCGCTGGAGACTTTCATCAGGGAGGGCCGGAAACACGGGATCGCCATCCACGCCTGGATTAATCCGTACCGCGCGGCAGCCAACGCCGCCGCCCCACGGTCTGCCATGCATGAGACCACGACCCTGCGCGCCAGTGTGCGCCGGGTTGGAAATGCGCTCTGGCTCGACCCCGGGGACGCGGAGGTCCGGGAATACCTCGCGAGGGTCGTTCGCGACCTGGTAAGCAATTACGGCGTCGCCGGGGTCGTTCTGGACGATTACTTCTATCCGTACCCGGGCAGGGGTTACGCGCGCGGCACGTTCCCTGATCGCACCAGCTACATGCGCTACCTTGCCCGCGGGGGTTCTCTGGACGTGGCGTCGTGGCGGCGAGCAAATGTCGATGCGCTGATCGAGGACTTGCGTGCCGCAGTCAAATCGGCGAGACCGCAAGCGTCCTTTGGCGTGAGCCCGTTCGGAATTTACACGCCCGGGCGACCCGCCGGCGTGACGGCAGATCTAGACCAGTACCGGGATCTCTACGCGGATCCGGTGAAATGGCTCCGGAAGGGCTGGGTGGATTATCTATCGCCCCAACTTTACTGGCGCGACGGGGGTCCGCAGAGTTACTCGTCGCTCTTGCGCTGGTGGCGAAGTCCTGAGGTGAACCCGCATGGCATTCCCATCCTTCCCAGCATCGCCCTGGAGCGACTCGGTCCGGGATACGGCTGGCCTGCAAGTGAGATCGGGCGGCAATTGGAACTGGAACGCGCGATCAGGCCTCGGGGAGAAGGAGGCTTTATCCTTTGGAACGTCGGGCCGCTGCTGCAGAATCAGAAAGGCGTTGCGGCCATCGTGGCCGAAACGCGCGGGTAA